The Rhodopseudomonas palustris genome window below encodes:
- the cpaB gene encoding Flp pilus assembly protein CpaB yields the protein MRLSKPRIVVLGIALAAGAAAAFLASSSDSERPRQVAEPIPQLQTVDVLVAKSNIALGQLVTPSDVRWQSWPADSASEHFLRRDKMPNTEAFLAGTIARSPFVAGEPIREVKLVKPNGSGFMAAILPTGMRAVSTEISPETSAGGFILPNDKVDVILTKRDKSSDIPGAKDTVTSTTILTNVRVLAIDQLPKEREGQNNVIGKTATLELTGDQAEVLTRARQSGTLSLALRSIADARLVAEASDQGDKQITIYKGTDKELYSCAPLCERR from the coding sequence ATGCGCCTGAGTAAGCCGCGCATTGTCGTTTTGGGCATTGCTCTCGCCGCCGGCGCTGCTGCCGCGTTCCTGGCGAGCAGTTCGGACTCGGAGCGACCCCGTCAGGTCGCGGAGCCGATTCCCCAGCTCCAGACCGTCGATGTTCTCGTCGCGAAATCGAATATCGCGCTTGGACAACTCGTCACCCCTTCGGATGTCCGGTGGCAGAGCTGGCCGGCCGACAGCGCCAGCGAGCACTTCCTCCGCCGCGACAAGATGCCCAACACCGAAGCGTTTCTGGCCGGGACAATCGCGCGCTCGCCGTTCGTTGCCGGCGAGCCGATCCGCGAAGTCAAACTGGTGAAGCCCAATGGCTCCGGCTTCATGGCGGCGATCCTGCCGACCGGCATGCGCGCCGTCTCGACGGAGATTTCGCCGGAAACCAGCGCCGGCGGCTTCATTCTTCCCAACGACAAAGTCGACGTGATCCTGACCAAGCGTGACAAAAGCTCCGACATTCCCGGCGCTAAGGACACGGTGACGTCGACGACGATCCTGACGAATGTGCGCGTGCTCGCGATCGACCAGCTGCCCAAGGAGCGGGAAGGGCAGAACAACGTGATCGGCAAGACGGCGACTCTCGAGCTCACAGGCGATCAAGCCGAGGTGCTGACGCGGGCCCGGCAGTCCGGCACGCTGTCGCTCGCGCTGCGCAGCATCGCGGACGCCCGGCTTGTGGCCGAGGCATCGGACCAAGGCGACAAGCAGATCACGATATACAAAGGCACGGACAAAGAGCTCTACAGCTGCGCGCCTCTCTGCGAACGCCGATAG